Proteins found in one Quercus robur chromosome 2, dhQueRobu3.1, whole genome shotgun sequence genomic segment:
- the LOC126696150 gene encoding uncharacterized protein LOC126696150, with product MGQENLLADAAKIVDKNNKINKSKEDLRKIVTDGLSSLGYDSSICKSKWDKSLSYPAGEYEYIDVIVEGERLLMDIDFRSEFEIARSTGTYKAILQSLPYIHVGKADRLGQIASIVLEAAKQSLKKKGMHFPPWRKADYMRAK from the exons ATGG GCCAAGAAAACCTGTTAGCAGATGCGGCGAAAATCGTagacaagaacaacaaaattaacaaaagtaaAGAGGATCTGAGGAAAATAGTGACAGATGGACTGTCATCTCTTGGCTATGATTCCTCTATTTGCAAATCCAAATGGGACAAATCTCTCTCTTACCCAGcag GGGAATATGAATATATAGATGTGATAGTGGAAGGGGAAAGATTGTTGATGGATATAGATTTCCGATCGGAGTTTGAGATAGCGAGATCGACTGGGACGTACAAGGCGATATTGCAATCTCTACCGTACATACATGTGGGGAAAGCCGATCGGTTGGGTCAAATAGCGTCGATAGTATTGGAGGCAGCGAAGCAGAgtttgaagaagaaagggaTGCACTTTCCGCCTTGGAGGAAAGCTGACTACATGCGTGCCAAATGA
- the LOC126712868 gene encoding ankyrin repeat-containing protein At5g02620-like isoform X5 — MTILDFMGKLLEACPSAIVEADDFGWIPLHYAAHFGNEKFVDLFLKKNMSLVYIKDKAGMSALHISAKEGHADVTRTLISVCPDSCELLDNRGRTALHLAAESGRSKVVKVFLQTLASEDLINQQDEKGNTPFHLAAMKRHYELLMMLAKDRRIDWMAVNKEGMSTVDIIQSDKRPKSGKKTKIMSKLNRDDIGLSLERIVDRQTTEVQTLDTEGHGQLIQETDRNESAAAEVRTGMDAANGNAEQNEEKETPEAIRKMADVNLLVSTIIASVTYAAVIQMPGGYDNNGKAILSTKKDFIRFMSFNALAFLFSLVSMVVQFCVGHINVRGNFVPLYAALCLTLTECSIIYCAAAFFCAISATWTEGLTVLFTRDKKRRTSSFPPNFDATSTALMIPSIFFVTVFFIFNKKYLVPILPYISGLLQQV, encoded by the exons ATTTTATGGGTAAGTTGTTAGAAGCTTGTCCATCTGCAATTGTAGAAGCGGATGACTTTGGCTGGATTCCTCTGCATTATGCTGCACATTTTGGCAATGAAAAATTTGTcgatctatttttgaaaaagaacatGTCCCTTGTTTACATAAAGGACAAGGCAGGCATGTCTGCTCTTCACATATCAGCAAAAGAAGGGCATGCTGACGTAACAAGAACACTTATTAGCGTATGTCCAGATAGTTGTGAATTGTTGGACAACAGAGGTAGGACAGCTCTTCATCTTGCTGCAGAAAGTGGAAGGAGTAAAGTGGTGAAAGTTTTCTTACAAACATTGGCTTCTGAGGATCTCATAAATCAGCAAGATGAGAAAGGAAACACGCCTTTTCATCTGGCTGCCATGAAACGGCATTATGAACTATTGATGATGTTGGCAAAAGACAGAAGAATCGATTGGATGGCTGTGAACAAGGAAGGGATGAGTACTGTTGACATTATTCAATCAGATAAACGACCTAAGTCGGGAAAAAAG ACAAAAATCATGTCAAAGTTGAATAGAGACGACATCGGACTGAGTCTGGAACGAATTGTTGACAGACAGACTACGGAAGTGCAGACTCTTGATACAGAAGGACATGGACAATTGATTCAAGAAACAGACAGAAATGAGTCTGCTGCTGCAGAGGTCAGGACTGGAATGGATGCAGCCAACGGTAATGCAGagcaaaatgaagaaaaagaaacaccaGAAGCTATTCGGAAAATGGCCGACGTCAATTTGTTGGTATCCACAATCATTGCAAGTGTCACCTACGCAGCGGTCATCCAGATGCCTGGTGGATACGACAACAACGGTAAAGCAATTTTAAGCACAAAGAAAGATTTCATAAGATTTATGTCTTTCAATGCCTTGGCTTTTCTGTTTTCACTGGTCTCAATGGTCGTCCAGTTCTGCGTTGGGCATATTAACGTAAGAGGAAATTTCGTTCCCTTATACGCAGCGCTCTGTCTAACATTAACTGAATGTTCTATTATCTACTGTGCCGCCGCCTTTTTTTGTGCTATAAGTGCAACCTGGACCGAAGGATTGACTGTTCTTTTCACCAGGGACAAAAAAAGGCGTACTTCTAGCTTTCCGCCTAATTTTGATGCTACTAGTACTGCTTTAATGATTCCTAGTATATTCTTTGTGActgtcttttttatatttaacaaaaaataccTTGTCCCCATTCTCCCGTATATCAGTGGCCTCCTGCAGCAGGTTTGA
- the LOC126712872 gene encoding uncharacterized protein LOC126712872 — protein MFNDYEQQSSSSTASIKHKVKTSMCCFSPSVHDHQQLKSEDKPRTTSPRSPYTWLKSTANELPEIRFRCMNFISRIGKNRRNHHMRWHSADFSYDPSSYALNFQDDTRVDDECPLSFLDRLAASPPQPADSAKCEPRRREIVAFS, from the coding sequence ATGTTTAACGATTACGAGCagcaatcatcatcatcaacggCTTCTATTAAGCATAAGGTGAAGACTTCGATGTGCTGTTTCTCGCCTTCGGTTCATGATCATCAGCAGTTGAAAAGCGAGGACAAGCCACGGACGACGTCGCCAAGGTCACCGTACACGTGGCTGAAATCGACGGCCAATGAACTACCGGAGATACGCTTCAGGTGCATGAACTTCATCTCGAGGATCGGTAAGAACCGTAGGAACCACCACATGCGGTGGCACTCCGCTGATTTCAGCTACGACCCTTCGAGTTATGCTCTCAATTTCCAGGACGACACCCGTGTCGACGACGAGTGTCCCCTCAGCTTCTTGGACAGGTTGGCCGCGTCGCCGCCTCAGCCGGCGGATTCCGCTAAGTGTGAGCCACGGCGGAGGGAGATCGTTGCGTTTagctaa